The stretch of DNA CTTGGCTCCGATCACAGATTGCCGGGGCTGCTGCGCAGCCCATTCGCGACACAAGGCCGCTCCCACAGGAAACGCTCAATGTTCAGCAAAGATGTTCAGCGCTCGCGCATGAAGAACCCGGCCACATACTTGCGGAAGGTTTCCAGGCTCTTGAAGTCGGCATAGCGCTTGAAGTTCTCGGCATCGGGCTCCGGCCCGATCGGTTTCTCCAGCAACGACACCGACAGCACCCGGTCCTGATCCGAGGTCAGTACCAGCTCATCCATCACCTGGCCACCGATTACCGGTCGGCGCATCTGCACTTTCACACCTTTGCTGGCCATCCAGTCGATCAGTGACACCAGCGCCTTGAGTGGCTCACGCTCCTCGTCGCGGTACACCGGAAACAGGTGCGCGCGCGACAGCACCGGCACGCTGGCCACGTGGATCACTTCATAGAAGTGGCTGCCCGCCGTGGTGGGCGAGTACAGGGCCAGCGCCAACAGGGGGCCCGACGCCCGGCTGCCGCCCCAATACAGATGGTGCCCCTGGAAATCGAAGCCGTCCTCACTGCGGTTGTTGAACAGCTTGCGCCCCTTGATCTGGTCGACACAGTCCAGCAGCAGACCATGGCGGCGGTGGTTGCCGAACACCGTGGCTTCGCGCAGGCGGGACTTGAGCATCATCATGTGCTTCATGTCCAGTCGGGTTTCCAGGTAGTTGCCGGCCGGCACCCGTTCTAGCAGCGGGTAACGGCTAGCGACACTGCGCAGCTCGGCGAACTGGCCCGTGAGGTCTTTCTTCAGGTGCGTGGCGTAGAGATTCAGGCCGCTGATCTCGACCCAGGTCAGCAGCAGCGACAACAGGCGCTGCTGTTCGCGCCGGTCGTTGCCGTCCGCCACGCCTGTGCTGGCGTCGCTGGCAGGGCGGAAATCACCGATCAGGCGCAGTGGGGTGTCAGGTGCAAGCCAGGCGGCTGGTGTGACGGGTTCATCCTCGCGCTCGCTGGCTTCTCGTTCGTCCTTGGTGAACGGGCATCCGGGTGCATGCTCGGCAGTGCCCGGGTTGTTCTTCAAAAACAGCGTGCCGGTGCTGCCATTAAGGGTGACATTGAGCACCGGCAAGGCATCCTTGCGGCAATCGCAGGCCAGCCACTGGTTGGCGCTGCGCACCTTCATCAGCAGCTGGTTGGCCTGCAGCAGGCGTGGCCCGGCGAGGCTGCCGGTGGCGAAACCGACCAGCAGTTCCTCTTCGGCCGGGGTCAGGCTGCGCACCTGCGCGGCGGTTTTGTCGATGATTCGCATGAAGCAGCTCCAAGCTACGAGCCTCAAGCTTCAAGCAAACGCGCCGCGCTTTCAACTCGTCGCTCAGTTGCCGGCGAACATCTTGGCGGCGCGGGCGCGAATTTCGTCGGGGGTCAGGTCTTCCTTGTGGGTGGACACGAACCAGATATTGCCGAACGGGTCTTTCAGGGTGCCGCTGCGGTCGCCGTAGAACTGGTCCGTCACCGGGTGCAGCTGGGTGGCGCCGGCGGCCAGGGCCTGGGCGTAGACCTTGTCGCAGTCCTCGACATACAGATGCAGGCCTACGCCAGCACCGGCGAGTTTCTGGCTGGCGGTCAGGCCGCCCTCGCGGTCGCAGGGGTCACCGAGCATGAGCGACGAGTCGCCGATGCGCAGCTCGGCGTGGCCAACGGTGCCGTCCGGGCCTTCAAGGCGGAACATCTCCGAGGCGCCAAAGGCTTGCTTGTAGAATTCGATGGCCTTGGCGGCGTTATTGATGGCCAGGTACGGGGTGATGCTGTGCTGGCCATCGGGGATGGGTTTGGCAGCCATGTTCGACTCTCCTTTGCAATGGGCGCCGATGGGCGCCCTGATGCTTAGAGTCGCCTGCGCAGATGGAAAATCGACAATGGCTCTAGATCGATTCTCTATAAGCGCGCGGTCAGAAGATGTAGTCGGTGGTCAGGAAGCTCGATTGGCGGTTACGGATGATTTCGCTGATCAGTTCCTTGTTGGCTTCCTGGAAGCGAGTCGCGACCAGGGTCCGGATGGAGAACACGCGCAAGGCATCGTGCACCGACAGTGTCCCTTCGGCGCTGTTCTTGCGGCCGTTGAACGGGTAAGTGTCGGGGCCGCGCTGGCACTGTGCGTTGAGGTTGATGCGGCCGACCTGGTTGGCAAAGATATCGACCAGGCTGCCGATGGTTGCCGGGTCGTTGCCGAACAGGCTCAGCTGCTGGCCGTAGTCGGAGTCGAGCACGTAGTCGATCACGGTCTGCAGGTCGCGGTAAGGCACCACCGGCACCACCGGGCCGAACTGCTCCTCGTGATACACGCGCATGTCGCGATTCACCGGGTAGAGCAGGGCGGGGTAGAAGAACGAACCGCGGCTCTGCCCGCCACCTTCGTTGAGTACCCGTGCGCCCTTGGCCGTGGCATCGGCCACCAGTTGGTCGAGGTAATCGACCTTGCCTTGCTCCGGCAGCGGCGTCAGTGCAACGCCTGGTTCCCAAGGCATGCCCGGCTTGAGCGCGGCGAGCTTGCGCTGGAACTTGTCGAGGAAGGCTTCGACCACATCCTCGTGGACGAACAGGATCTTCAGCGCCGTGCAGCGTTGGCCATTGAACGACAGCGCGCCGGTAACGGCCTCTTCCACGGCATTGTCCAGGTCCACCTGGGGCAGGACGATGCCGGGATTCTTCGCGTCCAGGCCCAGGGCCGCACGCAGCCGGTGCGGGCGTGGGTGCAGTTTCTTCAGGTCGCTGGCCGCCTTGTGGGTACCGATGAAAGCGAACACATCGACCTTGCCGCTGGCCATCAGCGCACTGACCGTTTCCCGGCCACGGCCGTAGATGACGTTGATTACCCCCGGCGGGAAGCTGTCACGGAACGCTTCTAGCAGTGGGCGGATCAGCAGCACGCCGAACTTGGCCGGCTTGAACACCACGGTGTTGCCCATGATCAGCGCCGGGATCAGCGTGGTGAAGGTTTCGTTGAGCGGGTAATTGTATGGGCCCATGCACAGCGCCACGCCTAGCGGCGCACGGCGGATCTGGCCGAGGGTGCCTTGTTCGAGCTCGAAGCGGCTGGAGCGGCGGTCGAGGTCCTTGAGGGCGTTTATGGTGTCGACGATGTAGTCGCAGGTGCGGTCGAATTCCTTTTCCGAATCCTTGAGGTTCTTGCCGATCTCCCACATCAGCAGCTTGACCACGGCGGTGCGCTGCTCACGCATGCGCGCGAGGAAGGTTTCCACATGCTGGATGCGTTCAGCCACGCGCATGTTCGGCCAGGCGCCGCGGCCCTTGTCGTAGGCGTTTACCGCCGCGTCCAGGGCGGTAAGGGCGGTGTCGGCGTCGAGCAGTGGCGCGCTGCCGAGCACGACCTGGCGCTCGCCGTCCGCTTCCTTCAGCCAGACCGGGCTGCGCACCGTGGCCAGGGGCCCCTCCCAGCGCCTGAGTTCACCGTTCACCAGGTAGTCGCGTTGTTCCAGCGGTGCATCAAGGCGCCAGTTTTCGGGAATGTTGCCGGCGGCAGGAAACAGCGAATCAAGCAGATGGTCCATGGGTACTGCACCTCACGTGTCTGGGCGGGTGAAACGCTTCAGCTTCGAGCATGCACCCTGAGCAAGAAAAACACCAGTCTGGCTCAATATTGCGTGGGCCGCGCCGATACAGGGGCAATCGCCCACACCTGCAGGCTTATGACCCCGTCCAATTCCCCGATGACCCACGAACAGAAACCGACTGCCGGCACGCTGCGTCGCGCCTTTTGCCGCTTGTTGCCGGTCGGCGTTTCCCTGGCCGGCATCGGCGTGTCCATGGTACTTGGCCACGTGGACATCCAGCGCCAGCAAAGCCAGCAGGACGCCAGCCTGTTCCACTCGCCGCTATTCTGGTTCGCCCTCACCTGCAGCGGCCTGCTCAGCCTGTTCATTGCGCAGATCAACCGCAAGCAGCGTCAGTTGCACCAACGTAATCGTGAATTGCAGCGCTCGCAGGCCCAGCTGGAGCGCCTGGCTCACTACGACACCATCACCGGGTTGCCCAATCGGGTGCTGTTCCAGCAGCAATTGGCCGAGGCCACTGCCCAGGGCCATGGCCTGGCCGTATTGCTGCTGGACATCGACGGTTTCAAGCAGGTCAACGATAGCCTTGGCCACGCCATGGGCGATCTGCTGCTGCAACAGGCGACAGCGCGCTTCCTGCAGGAGCTCGACAGCAGCGACCGGGTGTGCCGGCTTGGCGGCGATGAGTTCGTGTTCATGCTCCAGGGCACGCAGGGCCAGGTCAGCCACCAGCTTCGGCAACTGCTGCGCTGCCTGCAGCGGCCGTTCGACCTCAACGGCAACACCGCGCTGGTGACCGGCAGCATAGGCCTGGCCTGGTGCCCGCAGCATGGCGAAGACGTGGGTAGCCTGTTGCGCCATGCCGACACCGCCATGTATGCGGCCAAGGAAGGCGGCCGCAACGCCTGGCGTCCCTATCACCCCGACATGACTGCACGGCTGCACCAGCGTCTGGAGCTGGAGCGCAACTTGCGCCGGGCGTTGCAGGATAACGAGTTCGAATTGTGGTACCAGCCCAAGGTCGACCTGTTCAGCGGTCAGCTGGAAGGGGTCGAGGCGCTGCTGCGCTGGCGCGACCCGGAACATGGGCTGATACCGCCTGGCGATTTCATCCCGCTTGCCGAGCGCAGTGGCCTGATCATTCCCTTGGGGGAGCGGGTGCTCGACCTGGCCTGTGCGCAATTGGCCGCCTGGCGCGTCGCCGACTGCCTGCCGGGGCCCCTGGCGGTCAACGTGGCGGCGCTGCAGATCGAGCGCAGCGACTACGTCTCGAGCCTCGCTATGGCGCTGGAGCGGCATGGCCTGGCACCCAACATGCTGGAGGTGGAAATCACTGAAAGCCTGTTGATGGAAAGCCAGCAACAGGCGTGCGCGGCCCTGGCCCAGCTTCAAGCCATGGGCGTGGCCACGGCGGTGGACGACTTTGGCACCGGCTACTCGTCGTTGGCTTACCTGCGTGCCTTGCCCATCGACCACCTGAAGATCGACCGGGCGTTCATCAAGGATTTGCCGGATGACGATGATGCGGTGGCCATTGCCCGGGCGATCATCGACCTGGGGCATGCGCTGGGCTACCGCATCACTGCCGAAGGGATCGAGACCCAGCAGCAGTATGACTTCCTGCGCAATGCCGGGTGTGACCAGGGCCAAGGCTACCTGCTGGGGCGGCCGATGCCGGCCGCCGAGTTGCAGAAGTGGGTGGTGGGCAACCCGCTCAGGGCGCGATTGACGCGTTAGTGGCAGGGGGCTTACAGCGCAATGTTGAAAAGCTCATGGGCCGGTTGCTCAAGCACGTGCTGACGTAATTGCGGATTGTGGTCGATCGCCCTCAGGCGGCGCCAGAAATTTGTGCGGGCTCTCCTCGGCCGTGAAATGAAAGGCTCGAGGTCGAGCAGTGCCCTCAGATCTCGTCGGTAGTGCAGCGGCAAACGTTGCCAGAGTGCCGCTTCAGCGGGGCCAGTACCTCGGAAAAAACTATCATAGTCGCTGTTGTCCACTAGCAGATCCACCTGATTCATCACATTGTAGGCTTCGACTTCAGCGAGCATGCGTGGGCTGAGCCATCGGCTTTCAAGGCGCATCGCCTGGGCGACTGCGTGCGATAGCTGAAAGTTGGCCGGTAGCTGTTGCAGCTGATTGTCAGCCAGGTCGAGCGTCACAGGCGTGCTGGTGATGCTTTCCAGCCCGCGCGGCAATTCGGTCAGTGCGCAATTATCCAGGAACAGTGTGAACAGGCGCGGTATCCGACTCAGGTCTGGCGCGCGCAGCAACGGGTTGCCGCCCATGTCCAGCACGCCCAGGTTGGTGAACTGGTCGAATGTCCGCTGGGCGTCGTCATCCCAGGTGATGCGGTTGTTGTCGAGGTCAAGCCAGGCCAGTTCCTGGGGGTTGGCCAGGCGAGGCAAGCGATTGAAACGGCAATGGCTCAGGAGCAAGCGCTTGAGCCTGGGGAAACGTTCCAGGAACTCGGCAGGCAACTGGCTCAAATTGCGGTTGTATTTCAGCGATACATGTTCGATGTGAGTGAATTCGTCCGGCAGGGCCAGGCTCGCCAGGTCGTGATTTTCCAGGTCAAGCCGTGAAAGGTCCAGGCTGCACACGTCGGTATTGTGACCCAGCGGCAACCTGGATATGCGTCGCCAGGCATTGATGATCGGCGCGATGGCCTCCTGCCGCCGATGAGGGGACTGCGGGTCGGGACGTGCCCATTCGCCAAGGTCGCGGCGCAGGGCCTCCAGGCGTCGCTCAAGGTTGCGCATTTCCATCGTGGGTGAGCGCCCTTGCAGTTGCCAGTCGTCCATGGCGCGGAGAAACTCCTGTTCGGTTGCGGTGGGATACAGGCGCCGATAGCGGGTTGCCAATGGGGCTTCAAGGAAAGGGCCGACTGGTTGCACAGCGCGACCTCCCCGCAGCCCTTCGCCGCCAGCCCGGCGCCGTGCGCCTGCGCCCCAAAGGCGCTGAAGCAGGTCGATGCGACGGGGTTCGGTCCAGGCCAGCACACGCTGGCGCAGGGTGTTGCCATCAGTGCTGGAGATACCCAGTGCCTGGCGTCGGATGCTTGGCAGTGCTTGCTCGATTGCCCTGCACAGGTCCTGATCCTGTGTCGCTGGGGCGGGTCGTTCGCCCAGGTCGGCCTCATAACCCTCAGCCGATTTGATGACTTGGCACACCGTGGTTGAATCGCTGCTGCCCATGCTGTCGAGCACAGGGCCTTGCGGGCTGCCTGAGCGAAGCTCCAGGCGCAGGTCCGCAGGCCAATCAGGCATGCTATCCAGGTAGCTGAACAGCAGCCGTTCACTGTCGGTCGTCGCCTGTACGGGCAGTAGCAGATCTTGTAGCGCACGCACCAGTGGCCACTCGCGGTGTTGTTGCAATAGCTGTTGGCTTTCAGGGGGCGCAGTCTTTGCCATGCGTTTCAAGGTGTCCAGCATCAGCGCTGGCGCAGGTTGCCCCTCAAGGTGTACCTGGCACAGATCGGCCGCGTCGACACCACAGATACGCCCGGCCAGTTCCAGCTGGGCCGGTGTGAAAGCTGCATAGTCTTCGCCTAATCGTTTTGCCAGTACGGCGAACGACCACTGCTGTGGTTGCTCGTGGGCTGCGCGCCAGGCGCCATGACCGTTGTGTTCGAGCGGGGGCTCAAACGCGTGCGAGTTGTCGGGGTGAACGATCCGCCATTGCTGGCTGTGCGGGTCGAAACGCTGTTTGTAGAGCGCGCCGTCCATGCGGATGAAATGGCTGCCGTCCTGTACATACTGACCTTGCTCATTGGGCCGCAAACCTTCCGGTAGGGCCTGGGGGCTACGGTATGGCTTGAGGCTCGGCTGCCACAGGCGATTGCGGCCGTCGTCGCAGCGAACTTCCTGCAGGTTCTCCAGTAACGGGCTTTTGAACAGCTTCGGCACGACGTGACCCGCTGCTGCCAGGCCGCCGATCAGGGCCAGGTTCACGCCGACGGCTTCCAGGTGCTGCCAAGCCATCTGGCGATCGCCCTCACTCCAGGCTTCATAGCCTTCGTAGGCTTCGCCGAGCAACTGGCAGGCAGCCACGGCCAGCATCACGGTACCCACGGCCGGGATGAAAAAGCCGGCCAGGTTGAGCACATCCAGCCCAAGGTTTTCCCATTCATCAAGGCGTCTGGCGCGCGCCTGGGCGTCCGCCACGGCAGTGGGTACTGCTAGCTGTTCGGCTTCGCTTTTCAGGCGGGCCACATGCTGATCCTGAAAAAAACCGAAGGGTTCGTCGGTAATGCGCTGCATCGATGGATGCAAGTCGGCCGGACTGGCTGTGTCCAGGTTCTGCTGCAGCAAGCTGAGGAAGTGGGGTTGGTCCTGGTGGCTCAGGAAAGCCATAAAGCGCTGACGGTTATCGGGTTGCTGCAGCAGTGCTGCCAGTACGCGGTTGACGGCGTCCAGATCGGTGCAGGGATGCAGGGCAGGGGTATGGCCGGGCAAGTAGAGCAGCAAGCCGGCAGTACTGGCGTCGATCAACATCACCTCGTGCAAGGTGATACCGAACAGTGCCAGTTGCCAGCAGGGCACGGGGCCGTTTTGCAGCAGCAGGTCTAGCCGATCGCGAGTTACACCGCCCACTTCATGGCGCAGGTACGCCAGGTCCGCTGCCAGGCGCAGGCGGTCCTGTTGTACCGCAATCGCCTGTTCACGCACCTGTGGTGCACTGAAGCATTGCTGTAGATGAGCCTGGTAGGCAGCACCGAGGTCAAGTTCCCGACAGAGCTGGGCGAATGCCCCGGGAGCGAGATCGAGACGATCGACCTGATAGCGCTCCGATGCCAGCGTAAAATGCACAGTTGGCGTCTGCGGCCCAGTCACCGCCGTTGCTTGCACACTGATCGGCGTCACCTGGATTGCATCGCGATTGGCGATTGCACTTTCGGTGATGAACGTTTCGTCATCGGCAAAGTTCTGCAGCGCGGCCTGCAACAAATTGTCACGGCGGTGGCTGTATAGAAAGCGCAATACACGCCAGCTCCAGCTTCGGTCGACGCGCAGCAGTTCA from Pseudomonas putida encodes:
- a CDS encoding VOC family protein; translated protein: MAAKPIPDGQHSITPYLAINNAAKAIEFYKQAFGASEMFRLEGPDGTVGHAELRIGDSSLMLGDPCDREGGLTASQKLAGAGVGLHLYVEDCDKVYAQALAAGATQLHPVTDQFYGDRSGTLKDPFGNIWFVSTHKEDLTPDEIRARAAKMFAGN
- a CDS encoding NADP-dependent glyceraldehyde-3-phosphate dehydrogenase; this encodes MDHLLDSLFPAAGNIPENWRLDAPLEQRDYLVNGELRRWEGPLATVRSPVWLKEADGERQVVLGSAPLLDADTALTALDAAVNAYDKGRGAWPNMRVAERIQHVETFLARMREQRTAVVKLLMWEIGKNLKDSEKEFDRTCDYIVDTINALKDLDRRSSRFELEQGTLGQIRRAPLGVALCMGPYNYPLNETFTTLIPALIMGNTVVFKPAKFGVLLIRPLLEAFRDSFPPGVINVIYGRGRETVSALMASGKVDVFAFIGTHKAASDLKKLHPRPHRLRAALGLDAKNPGIVLPQVDLDNAVEEAVTGALSFNGQRCTALKILFVHEDVVEAFLDKFQRKLAALKPGMPWEPGVALTPLPEQGKVDYLDQLVADATAKGARVLNEGGGQSRGSFFYPALLYPVNRDMRVYHEEQFGPVVPVVPYRDLQTVIDYVLDSDYGQQLSLFGNDPATIGSLVDIFANQVGRINLNAQCQRGPDTYPFNGRKNSAEGTLSVHDALRVFSIRTLVATRFQEANKELISEIIRNRQSSFLTTDYIF
- a CDS encoding putative bifunctional diguanylate cyclase/phosphodiesterase, with amino-acid sequence MTPSNSPMTHEQKPTAGTLRRAFCRLLPVGVSLAGIGVSMVLGHVDIQRQQSQQDASLFHSPLFWFALTCSGLLSLFIAQINRKQRQLHQRNRELQRSQAQLERLAHYDTITGLPNRVLFQQQLAEATAQGHGLAVLLLDIDGFKQVNDSLGHAMGDLLLQQATARFLQELDSSDRVCRLGGDEFVFMLQGTQGQVSHQLRQLLRCLQRPFDLNGNTALVTGSIGLAWCPQHGEDVGSLLRHADTAMYAAKEGGRNAWRPYHPDMTARLHQRLELERNLRRALQDNEFELWYQPKVDLFSGQLEGVEALLRWRDPEHGLIPPGDFIPLAERSGLIIPLGERVLDLACAQLAAWRVADCLPGPLAVNVAALQIERSDYVSSLAMALERHGLAPNMLEVEITESLLMESQQQACAALAQLQAMGVATAVDDFGTGYSSLAYLRALPIDHLKIDRAFIKDLPDDDDAVAIARAIIDLGHALGYRITAEGIETQQQYDFLRNAGCDQGQGYLLGRPMPAAELQKWVVGNPLRARLTR
- a CDS encoding leucine-rich repeat domain-containing protein — protein: MNDHNFPTPNETLIAEQLPKWVQHATPEQWQALGQSHRLEAYEQDWFNNAAPDLRETVMTSHKRLLRSQAALAHSLKNLKQITEFAEPMLQARLAERGFTEPLRTSELLRVDRSWSWRVLRFLYSHRRDNLLQAALQNFADDETFITESAIANRDAIQVTPISVQATAVTGPQTPTVHFTLASERYQVDRLDLAPGAFAQLCRELDLGAAYQAHLQQCFSAPQVREQAIAVQQDRLRLAADLAYLRHEVGGVTRDRLDLLLQNGPVPCWQLALFGITLHEVMLIDASTAGLLLYLPGHTPALHPCTDLDAVNRVLAALLQQPDNRQRFMAFLSHQDQPHFLSLLQQNLDTASPADLHPSMQRITDEPFGFFQDQHVARLKSEAEQLAVPTAVADAQARARRLDEWENLGLDVLNLAGFFIPAVGTVMLAVAACQLLGEAYEGYEAWSEGDRQMAWQHLEAVGVNLALIGGLAAAGHVVPKLFKSPLLENLQEVRCDDGRNRLWQPSLKPYRSPQALPEGLRPNEQGQYVQDGSHFIRMDGALYKQRFDPHSQQWRIVHPDNSHAFEPPLEHNGHGAWRAAHEQPQQWSFAVLAKRLGEDYAAFTPAQLELAGRICGVDAADLCQVHLEGQPAPALMLDTLKRMAKTAPPESQQLLQQHREWPLVRALQDLLLPVQATTDSERLLFSYLDSMPDWPADLRLELRSGSPQGPVLDSMGSSDSTTVCQVIKSAEGYEADLGERPAPATQDQDLCRAIEQALPSIRRQALGISSTDGNTLRQRVLAWTEPRRIDLLQRLWGAGARRRAGGEGLRGGRAVQPVGPFLEAPLATRYRRLYPTATEQEFLRAMDDWQLQGRSPTMEMRNLERRLEALRRDLGEWARPDPQSPHRRQEAIAPIINAWRRISRLPLGHNTDVCSLDLSRLDLENHDLASLALPDEFTHIEHVSLKYNRNLSQLPAEFLERFPRLKRLLLSHCRFNRLPRLANPQELAWLDLDNNRITWDDDAQRTFDQFTNLGVLDMGGNPLLRAPDLSRIPRLFTLFLDNCALTELPRGLESITSTPVTLDLADNQLQQLPANFQLSHAVAQAMRLESRWLSPRMLAEVEAYNVMNQVDLLVDNSDYDSFFRGTGPAEAALWQRLPLHYRRDLRALLDLEPFISRPRRARTNFWRRLRAIDHNPQLRQHVLEQPAHELFNIAL